DNA from Phragmites australis chromosome 16, lpPhrAust1.1, whole genome shotgun sequence:
TGCATGATCATGCTAGCTAATAGATGAGTGAGATGAGATGCGTCATATAGAGGTGTGGACAAGAGTGAAACGTTGCTATTTTTTATTGACTAGAAACTAccatatttttttggaaaaacaaAATCCATTTAACTCACTTGAAGTATCATGTTTGTACATTCAACGCcctttagttttttttgtcCATTTAAcccttttattttctaaaaccgGATCACTTTTTTCACAAGGCCAGTTTTGAGAGTAGTTTTTCCGTTGTGGTATCCATGACACCCGGTTTTGCCATGATGGCAGTATACATCACCATGGCTCCCTCTGCTCCTTTTTCATTGAGCAAAATGCATGACGCACAACCCTAGCGCAAAAATCTTTCTCAAAATCCCAACACTCAGTGACGTGAACTCCCATCATGTGTCAAAGGCTGACTTGGACTGCCATGGTGACAAAACCAGTCACAAAACTAGCCTACAGGGTGAAGTAGTGATAcaattttaacaatttttttcttgGAACCAAAGGGCAACACCCCATGTCCATTTTATTAAAATGAAGCCAATGTGCGTTGCCAAGAAAACTGTTCAGCCAAATGCAAACCAATtttgcaacttgctttcccatCGTAGAAGCAGAAAGAAGAAGCTATTATGCAGGAGTAGCCATCCATCGACCTCGatggcttcttcttggccatgACCCACCCAGGAGAGAGGCAGGGAGGGAGGAAGGGTTAATGTCTCATTTCAATATGTCATTTTtgctaaaataaaatttaaaaaaatggcAAACAAGTAATGGAGTTGGATGGAGTAGTGAAACAAAGCAATCTTTCAGTGGAACTAAAGTGCATAAGATTCTTCTAGCGGCATATAACTAATAGTCTTggtcaaaaataaaataactaaaCATGGGATTTTTTTATGGTACAATAccattttttttcctcaaaaaaatAGACAATTTATTCATGTTCTCAACAAAATGGAAAGTATCATTTTTCGAATCAAATTTTAGTAGAAGAGGAGACACCTTCTAACTAAATGTTTTCTATTGCCATTGCAGGGGAAATTCCATCATCTATTTTCACTCTTCCAGTATTACGCAACCTGGATCTTTCTTGGAACCAGCTTTCCGGCCGTATACGAGAGTTTGACAAGGCACATTCACAGTTGGAGTCTGTGGACTTGAGCACAAATGAATTCTCAGGTCCTATTCCCAAGGCATTCTTTCAACTAACAAGCTTGAAGCATGTGGACCTTAGCTCGAACAACTTGAGAGGTTTGGTGGACCTTACCTCATTTTGGAGATTAAGTAGCCTTACCTATTTGCATCTTTCCAACAATAAGTTGCATGTCATGGATGCAGAAGGTTGCATGTCATGGTGCGGCAGTTGAAGTTCAGACAAATCCACTGTAGCAAAACTGCACCTTTGCCTAACACATAGTTTAGCAGGAAAACAACACCAAAACTAGCTATTACATCGAACATCCTTCCAAAGATGTTGCGTTGCCAAGAAAACTGTTCAGCCAAATGCAAACCGATATTTCAACTTGCTTTCCCATTGTAgaagcaaaaagaagaagatattaCGCAGGAGTAGCCATCCAGCGACCTCGCTAGCTTCTTCTTGGCCGTGACCCACccagggttcacaaattcaGTTGCAGGTCGGAAATCGCTCGTTGGCAATTTCACGGTTTTCCCGAATATTGGAAAATGCAGTTGAAATTCAGCGAGAATTCGGCCGAATTCAACCGGTCAAACTGGTTTGACTGAGGCAAAATCCGGTCAAATCGACTATTTGGTAACCGACCGAATTCAATTGAAAACTGACCGTATTTCCCGCATTTCATTTGTGGTTGAAAACCTCTCGATTTCCTAAAAAACCGCTTGAATTCAATCAAAAATCTTTAGGTTTTATGGAATTTCagtaaagttcaagaaaaaccaaaaaattagCTTAACCTTGTAACATcgataattaattcatctgttcttcaaatcaagtgaaacaaattttgttgatttcgtGAGAAAGTTGTATATGGTCtgtgagaaaatttattttttaaacctagttaaatgcatagttaattatttgctaaaccaaaaatcatgaaaccaattttttagtcttgttacatgatcctctatcttctaaaaatacatgaaatcatgaaatagttattgtaacgtgcaagattgagtaaatgtgttgcaaatagattaattcataactaatccatcacacctccaaaattagtgaaaccccttttattagtttacttatacaatactttgtgtaggaaaaataatggtagacatgaaaaagttaattacagtgctttTTTCTAACATGTTCATTtaatgcttgtgaactttgtaaaaatcatggagaaattaataaaactctaaatgaagtgaaactaattttatagaccCTCTTAAAGTACACCCtacacacaaaaaatatgtgtttgtatgttaatgTTTTTCTTAatgtgagttaataaatgagctgcactgTTTTAAAGCacgccttttctttttttccaaacttcctctccatgaaatacgatgcaaatgacattatttttgaaaaaaaaatcataaagggTCTTAGAActatctctagtatttttagaattttttgtgatttttttatttttttgaattcaaattaaaaaacctATCGAATTCATAATTCCACACAGACCAAATTGACCGGTTTTTGGGGTTTTTGACCgatttttgtcaaatttatgaACCCTGGACCCacaaggagagagggagggaggaagggtTAATATCACATTTCAATATGTCATTGctgctaaaataaaataaaataatggcAAACAAGTAATGGAGTTGGATGGAGTAGTGAAACAAAGCAATCTTTCAGTGGAACTAAAGTGCATGAGATTCTTCTTGTGGTATATAACTAATCGTCTTGGTCAAAAATAAAGTAACTAACATGGGATTTTTTGATGGTACAATACCAATTTTTCCTcagaaaaatagataatttaTTATTCATGTTCTGAACAAAATGGAAAGTATCATTTTTCGAATCAAATTTTAATAGAAGAGGAGACACCTTCTAACTAAATGTTTTCTACTGACCTTGCAGGGGAAATTCCATCATCTATTTTCACTCTTCCAGTATTACGTAGCCTGTGTCTTTCTGGGAACCAGCTTTCTGGTCCTATACGAGAGTTTGACAAGGCACCTTCACAGTTGGAGTCTGTGGACTTGAGCAAAAATAAATTCTCAGGTCCTATTCCCAAGACATTCTTTCAACTAACAAGCTTGAAGCATGTGGACTTTAGCTCGAACAACTTGAGAGGTTTGGTGGACTTTACCTCGTTTTGGAGATTAAGTAGCCTTACCTATTTGAATCTCTCACATAACATGCTCACTGGTATTCAACTTACTTCAGATGTTCTCCCTTCTACTTCACTAGTCAGTCTTGATCTTAGTTTCAATAGACTTGGGGGGCGGATCCCTATGCCAAACTCATCAGTAGAATTCTTGGATTATTCAAACAACAGATTTTCTTCTGTTCTTCCAAACTGGGCTTTCTATCTTAGTTACACCAGGTATCTCATCATGTCCAAAAATAGTATAAATGGGCATATACCTACTTCATTTTGCAATTCAATGCTGGTTATCCTTGACCTATCACATAACAACTTTAGTGGCTCGGTTCCATCTTGTCTGATAGAAAATGGTCAGTTGCGGGTTTTAAACTTGAGGGAGAATCACTTTGAAGGGATGTTGCCTTCCAATATTACAACCCGATGTGCTTTACATACGATAGATCTACATGGCAATAAGATTGAAGGGCAGATTCCCAGGGGACTTTCTAACTGCTCGCAATTGGAGGTTCTGGACCTTGGAGGCAACCAAATAGCTGACACTTTCCCATCTTGGCTGATGGGGCTTTCCAATCTTTATGTGCTAGTCCTGAGATCCAACCAATTTTATGGCGCCATAAGTGATATTGTTGGGGATAACAGATCTGAGGAATGTTTCTCGAGCTTGCAAATTATCGATCTTGCCTCAAACAATTTCTCTGGGAATTTGAGATCCCAATGGTTCGAGCGGTTAGAAATGATGATTTTCAAGATCAATAGTCAAGGAGAAATTATCTCTGCTCTAAATGTCTCAACCCCTAATGGATTCTATCAAGATTCTATTGAGATCACATACAAGGGGTCTTATATGTTGTTTGAAAGGACCTTGACTACCCTAACAGCAATTGACTTCTCAAACAATAGATTGGAGGGTACCCTTCCTGAATCAATTGGAAGACTTGTATCACTACGCGTGCTAAACATGTCACACAACGCCTTCACGGGAAAAATTCCAGCCCAACTTGGCAGCATGACTGATTTGGAGTCACTAGACCTATCCTGCAACCAACTCTCACGGGAGATTCCACAAGAGCTAACTAATCTCACCTTTCTTGCCTCCCTGAACTTGTCAAACAACCGCTTGGTGGGAAAGATACCGCAATCGCGTCAGTTCTCTACATTCGATAGCAATTCATTTGACGGGAATGCAGGACTATGCGGACCGCCACTATCTAAATTACCTTGTGGTGCTTTGCCTTATACTCCAATTGTGCCAGACGTAGACAACTCCTCTCATCATGTTGATGTGGTCTTGTTTCTCTTCATCGGGCTGGGCTTTGGTGTCGGATTTGCAGCTGCTATTGTGCTGAAATGGGGTCGGATCGGAAGATGGTTTATTGCAACTGCAAGAGCTTTGCTAACTTGATCGCCGATGGGAAGATGAGAGTCTATTTCCGAATCCAAGCATTATGCTTTCCTCTAAGGTAGCTGTGATGAGGTGCCCAGGTGTAGTGCACTATCAACTTCTAGATGTATTTATTATAAGCCTCTTCCATACCTGTTACTTAAGTATTGTACTTATAGCAGATTAATCTTCAGGTGTACATTAAGTGTGGAGTGCTTTCATGCATCTGGCATTACACAATATATGTACTACTAGGCAGCAGCGGAGGCGCTCTATGTTGTCGTGCGTCCAATGTTCATTGTAACCTACCTGTTCGATGCTACTGTTAGTAGCATGGTATTGTTTGATTGTGAAATGATTTGagtcttgatttttttttggaatacGGGGAGACCCATTTTCCATTATGTAATAATGGAATCCACAGTGTTTATGACCACCAACAGGAACCGAGAGATAATAAAGGAACAGAGTAACAATCAACACCACCTACTAACCAAACCATAACGACCAACAGAACTAATATCACAAAAAAAACAGGACCAGCACAAAATGATTTGAGCCCTGATGCTTGGCAAGACAGCAAAGCTTGTAATTTTCATTAGAATGAAACCTGTAAACCGGCTGCACTGAAATTGTATCATCAGGTCCTGTTATCGAGATTTGGAGCTGGACGGTTCGCAGCAAGTGGATCTGGTTGTGGGTAGCCTGACGCCGATGCCAGTGGCGGGAAAGCCTCCATCCTGTCATGTCCTCTGCAAGCGGCTGCTGCAGCCGCGCCGGTTCGCGCCAAAGTTGGCACGGTCAAGTAGCCATCGCGGGCGAGGTGTGCCGCCAAATTAAGCTGGAAGAGAAGGGGCAGTGACGTCGCCCCCGgcgtcgtcttcttcctcctcgcagCCAAAGGCGACTGAACAAGACGTCTGCCGTGTCCTTCGCGCACGGCTCGGTCGTCGGAGCATGGTCGTCGCCATGGATGAGCTGCTGCCGGTGCGAAATTAAGCGGAAAGAATCACGTGATGTACTTTGGCCCAACGCCTGCTGTGACCAGGATGAGTCAGGCAGCAGCACAAGCACGGTGGACGCACGATGGCTCCAGACGTCGTCTTCTCCTTGTGGACCGTCCTGTCGCTTTTGATCCGTGGAGGAAAGCCATGGCCCATGCACGCACAACAGGTGGATGGACGAGGTTTCGTGGCTTctcgttcttcttcttcttcgtcctctTCCCCCCTGCATCCTCTTTTGTCGTCAGCCAATGCGTATCGTAATGTTCTTCACTTGGCGTTTTTGTTAGGCTCGGGAAAACCAGATTCCTCCATGGATCACAAGCTTTTAAACTTTTGCATCAGTTTCTTCCTGATGGGAGGAGCATGTAGGGATGCAAGttcatttcttcttttttttttgttatcgGCCAAATTCACTCCATGTaactttaaaaaattcaatttcaTCGCCTAATTGCAGGCTTATTCTTTTGCTTGGATTTATATGCCAAATGAACTAGATTGAGTTAGTGGTTATCCATCTGTTGGATCACTTTCTTTGCTAGGAATGTGCTCCTCTTCAATGCATTATTAGAATTTTATTTTCTAGCTTTTCCCCATTCCCCTTATCTTCTTTCGACGTCAACCACAACAGAACTTGAAGTTCAtacttgacttttcttttgaCTCAGATGAAAAAGTCCGACTTGAAAATTTGCATAAAATCCATTACGACAGAAAGTCGAAATTGGGAAGTAGGACTATGAGCATTAATCTCAAACCATATCTCTCTAACATATCAAATATGTTTTTGAGCGACGATATCTTATCTCTCCTAGCTTCCTGTCGTCCATGTAAGCGAAAATTCGACACGGTGCACGTATTAGGACCTGTATGGTAGAATTTTTAtagtagtttttttatataataagAGAAGTTCTGTcgaataataatttttaatttttaagtcTTCGAGTGGAATTCGTATAagtgattctttaaaataaactagatgttgaaaattagaaaaaatagtttCTCCTGATTCGCTTTCTCCATAAAGTTTATCTAAAAAATCACTTTCAATCACAAAATACTCcctctaaaaaatttaaatcagagAGAGCTCTACTAAACAGACTTAAAGTAGTGCAGTGAAAACCATATTAGATATGACCTAATTGAAGCATTCATCTATTACCGAGATACAGGCAAATCCAACACTGAGGCAGCTAGGGTGCTAGCATCGGAGACCATAAAAAGTTTTAGATATTCGTCATGTTAGGTTGGTCTATGAGAACCACTAAATTTTTATATATCACAAGAGATCCATTGAGAATTTTAACAAATGCTTTCTAAATCTTGATTTGGTTAAtttttactatataaaatacgagttggTTTTCATGTTACATCTTTCTCTACTCTTCTCGtctaataaaaatctctaaaatttaaataatttactcacttttgTTATCCACCCTCGTCTTCAGATTCTCCGTCTCGTTACCAGCTACGGATATATAACCTGTTTtactaaataaaaataaataaagagatTACGAGAAAAATTGACGAATAATGTCCTTTTTTATCTTATCTAAAATCAAATTACGATATCGCTCCTGACATATTCATTCGTTGATATTCTCATAACGCATCTATATCTTTCTACTTTAAgtttatatttgatattattatgtctaatatttatattttatttactaCGCAAGGTACTTATAGCTAGTCCTTGGTTCGAATTTCGCTCCGCACCTGAATTTCCTTTCATTGTGGACGGTTGGATTTCCTTCCTGCTCCAATTCACATCCCAACCACGCCGCGCTTAAAACCCGccgccttgccgccgccgcccatggcgACCCCGTTGCATGGCGTCCACCTCCGCGCGCTCCTACTCACCTtcgctctcctctccctcctcctcctcttccacctccAGCTCCGCCGCCCCGCTCCGCTCCCCCCGCCTCTCCGCACCCATACCCACACGcagcccgcggcggcggcgtcgcacCGCGCGGAGGAGGTGAATTTCCCCtcaccttcctcctcctcctcgccgccgccgccgccgcctcccgcgatgccggaggaggaggagccgacgTCGCTGCGCCACGtggtgttcggcgtggcctccTCCCGCCGCACGCTGCCGCTGCGGCTCCCGCTCCTCCGCCTCTGGCTCCGCGCCCCCGCGCGCGCCTTCGTCTTCCTCGATGCGCCCGCGCCCGTTCCGGCCTCGGACCTCCCCGCGGGACTCCGCCTCCGCGTCTCCGCCGACGCCTCCCGCTTCCCCTACTCCCACCGGCGCAGCCTCCCCTCCGCCGTCCGCGTAGCGCGCATCGCCAAGGAGCTCCTCCTCGACCTCAAGGACCAATCCCGACTGCACCCGGCGCCGCGATGGCTCGTGCTTGCCGACGACGACACCGCCTTCGTCCTCCCCAACCTGCTCCACACACTCAAGAAATACGACTGGCGCGAGCCGTGGTACGTCGGCGCGCGCTCCGAGTCCGCGGCCCAGAACGCGTGGCACGGCTTCGCCATGGCGTACGGCGGCGGGGGCATCGCCGTCAGCTGGCCCCTGGCGCGGCGCCTCGCGCGCGCGCTCGACTCCTGTGTCGTCAGGTACCCGCACCTCTACGGCAGCGACGGCAGGATCTACGCATGCCTCGCCGAGCTCGGCGTCGAGCTCACCCACGAGCCAGGCTTCCACCAGGTGCGTGCGTGCTTCTTCTTGCACGTCTCCAAGCCTGCTTCATTTTATTATGTTTCTCTGCTCCATAGCCGTTGTGTTGTGCTCTTGGAATGTTCCATTATATTGATATCAGCAGTTGCCATGGAATTGTTAAAAAACACTTTTTTGGTAATCTTTGAGTTAAATTGGGATAGGAGTCAGTGGATTGTCCCAGGACTTGTCTGACCATATTGGACAAGCTTAATTTGTCTCTCTTAACCACAGTCATTAAAGTATCTGCAGAAAGGACTGTTCGTTCTCTGATGTCTTATGTAGTATTATCTTATTGCTGTACGACCTCTAGACTGTGTTGACAAGGTATCTAGTTTTTGGTGCTAATATTTAATGTTCTAAAGAGAATTGGTGGATGAGATCTTACAATTGAAATTGGATTAGATATCGCAAGTGTTACCTGTATACGGACATGGATGTCGGTATCCGATTTGGATTCCAGTCTTCGATTCgacaaataaaatttaaacatacAAAATACAACTCAAAATCTAACACAACTGTTCAAATTTGACTCAGATTCGGGATGTTCAattcgtcaaaaaaaaaattagacatggGTGTACAGGTGGTAACACTGGATATTGCTGCCATCCAGTTGCCTGGCCAGTACAAGTAGGAAGCATGCTGCCAACAAGCAAACTTTAAGCTAAGGGTCTGTGATAACAATAATCGTCTtttgtcccaaacaagttgAGGTAAACTAGAGATGAAACTCACACAAtctaactaaaaagatgatgagaaaacaataatgataataaaagtattagtaatagtaaaaaacgGTATAAAGAGACTTGtgtataagttatggttctgacATGTGGATAACTTACGCATCGATCTCCTTGTACCGTTAAACATTTAACATCAGATAAACATCTCAAGTTTTTTTAGTTGATTCTAAGATAAAACCTTCTCCTTTAGAATGCTCTCAAGAAATGAAGAACCACACAGGGTGATGGCTACTTGTTAACCTCTGCAACTTTGTAGTGCTGAGCCAATACAAAAGTGTACAGCGAGGGACGTTGATGTGAGATCACTTAAATAGTGGGGTATTATGGTCCACACTGGAGTCTTAGGGCCACGATGCCATACATCCCTTTCAGATAAGTTAAATCTTTTGTCATTGCTGTCCGAATCAATGTTTTGCTGAAACATATGGTAGTGCAATTCGTATGTAACCGTTGACATGGCTGCAGTAGCcattttatcttttctttctgCTACTTCATACTTTGCAGCTGGTAAATTGTAGAGATTGCTGCTACTTTAGGTACTTTAATTGTCATGAAAATAGcatttagttaaaaaaaaaatattactttgAACTTACATATCTTCTTGCATTTACCATGACCAGATGGACCTTCGTGGAGATATTTCTGGACTCCTAAGAGCGCATCCACTTTCGCCTTTAGTTTCACTGCACCATCTTGATCACGTGTATCCTCTTTACCCTGGTATGGATCGCACAAGAGCCATGGAACATTTCTTTCGAGCTGTTAATGCTGATCCAGCCAGGATCCTTCAACAAACAGTGTGCTATGACCGTTCAAGATCGCTTACAGTATCAATCGCATGGGGCTATACAGTTCAGGTGTTCAAAGGCAATGCACTGCTCCCTGACCTCCTTGCTGTACAGAAAACATTTGTACCATGGAGAAGGGGTCGCAATGTTACAGATATGTATATGTTTGACACAAAACATTACCCCAGAGATGAGTGCAAAAGAGCAGCTCTTTTCTTCCTGCAAAGTATTTCTTCAGGTGAAGGCAAGACAGAAACCACTTACAATAGACAGCCACCTAGAAAATGCTTGCCCGACTTGATCCCACTGAGGAATCTACGTCTAATAAAAGTGATATCAGAACAACTGCATCTTGTTCCTGGGAAGGTATGACTGGGGATAACTTTTGGCGTCAATGGTTGCTTAAATGCATTGCTTACGCtaacattttaaaaaaattgttactGTTCTGGATTTTCAGGCCTTAAGACGACATTGTTGTGACATTGTACCTTCTTCATCTGATAACACCATGGATGTTAACATCAGAAAATGCAAAGATGATGAGTTGATCGCGATGCATTCATAGTCGTCCTTCAATCATACGGGATACTCATCTGTTGTaagcaacccccccccccccaccaaaaAAAGGCATTTTGATGAATGACAAACCCACATCATTTGGTCAAAGCCTCAAACCTCAAACACTCCTAAACTGCTTCTATTACATGGGCCACatcatttcattttgttttgttcATTTTAGTAGGCCTATTTAGGAACCGAGGGGTGTGAATGTACGTATAGACCAGCAAAGTTCCAGTCCTCTTCGGAAAGTTGTActttcattatctaaaaaaaaatagagttatAGCAACATAGTGTGGTGCATGATCTGCCCAAAATAATgagttttgagattttttttaaaaatatgattATATGTAGTATTCTGGTCTGTGTTCTACCTGGCACCGTCTTCCATGTTCAACATGTAGTGAACACTGACACTAGGCATTGTATCACTTCTCCATTACGTGATGGTGCCTTTTTATTAGTCTATCAAATTTGTGAATGGTGTGTCTGCACAATATCGATGCTGTGTCAAAACTCGAACATCATTCAAGGAGGGAACACTTTTACTACGTACACATACATAGCATTTTGTTTTGTGTGGAAATTGTCGGGTTTCAACTGGTCTTTACAACTCTGGAATGATATCACTATACTTGTCAAACGGCTGCCATTTTGAGATTATTTCTATTGATATATTTTCCAGTGCATTTCATAAATTATCCCCTTTCGTTGCAGCAGGTCATGCCCTGACACCAAGCCATGAGCTGTGAATCGTCATAGAGCAACACCATACATATAGTATAGACAGAGACTGGATCAGTTAGCATATCTTTTCCTTCAAATAGCAGAGTTGGGGCATCAGGATCTGATTGTTCTATAGTCTGACATGTTACTTGAGAAGAAAACTATGCAAGCGGCCGTGAGTGCGGTTAATTTTGCCGGACAAGGCCGCTTCCAATCAATACAATTTATGCagatatcttttctttttcgagTGATGTTCAGATAGATCTTGGGAATGCAAAAATCGCACTTCATTTCTTATCATTTGTGATATCCAATACATAGCATCTCTTGCAAAGTTCGTGTTCTCAAGTAACAAATAAGTAAGACTTGCCACATAAAAGTTCTCAAGATAAAAAGTCACATAGGGTCACCATTGGTTCAATGGTCACATGCTCAAGCGCAGCACCATTTTCCTTTTCTAGAATGTCACTCTTGTAGATCGACCGTCTTGAGGTGATCAAGGAGGGTTCCTCACCACACCAGCAGCGGCCACCAATTAGCACATCATAAAACATCTGTTTCGCCAACATTGATAAATCGCATGTTAATCTGGATATAttaacaaagaaagaaaagcaaaatATTATGGCTATTTGGATCGTTGGTGAATATTCTTATTTCACAAGTCAGATGCCTCAAATtcacaaacatgcatg
Protein-coding regions in this window:
- the LOC133895532 gene encoding uncharacterized protein LOC133895532 yields the protein MATPLHGVHLRALLLTFALLSLLLLFHLQLRRPAPLPPPLRTHTHTQPAAAASHRAEEVNFPSPSSSSSPPPPPPPAMPEEEEPTSLRHVVFGVASSRRTLPLRLPLLRLWLRAPARAFVFLDAPAPVPASDLPAGLRLRVSADASRFPYSHRRSLPSAVRVARIAKELLLDLKDQSRLHPAPRWLVLADDDTAFVLPNLLHTLKKYDWREPWYVGARSESAAQNAWHGFAMAYGGGGIAVSWPLARRLARALDSCVVRYPHLYGSDGRIYACLAELGVELTHEPGFHQMDLRGDISGLLRAHPLSPLVSLHHLDHVYPLYPGMDRTRAMEHFFRAVNADPARILQQTVCYDRSRSLTVSIAWGYTVQVFKGNALLPDLLAVQKTFVPWRRGRNVTDMYMFDTKHYPRDECKRAALFFLQSISSGEGKTETTYNRQPPRKCLPDLIPLRNLRLIKVISEQLHLVPGKALRRHCCDIVPSSSDNTMDVNIRKCKDDELIAMHS